The stretch of DNA TGATCAAACAAGGGGATCTCGCACTACAAAATCTGGAATTAACCGCCATTGCACGTATTCCACCAGCGTTTGTAGAAGCTTACCTGGCTTTGCCAATCGAATCCACCCTCGAGTATGCAATTGAAATCGGTGTTTTGAATCCAGAACTTCTTCGTGGGGAGGTATTTATTCTTGAAACATGCGGATGGCAATTGCCGGGTGAAGAAGCAAATGCCAATTATCCCAGCTCTGCCCAATCGATTTATCTTGGCGTTGTTCGTCCAGTTTCAATGTATTAGCTTGAAATTGGAAAACGATGGTTCTCAAAGGGCGTGTTTACCCATCACAGACAACAATTTAATAAAAAACATGGCGAAGGGCGGATTTGAACCGCCAACCAATGGCTTATGAGTCCACTGCTCTACCATTGAGCTACTTCGCCAGCTTTTTGGTCGTTTACCGTGATTATATTACTATGGCTTTTTTAAATTGTCAATTGTTTCTTGATTATGCCCGACGTTGCCCGCTGCCAGGGGACTTCAACGCATGGAAAACCGCTTCATCTTGCATGGGGATATAGGTCGGTTCAGGGCGATAGCCACGTTTTGCGTTTAAAGGCTGGGCAAAAGCAGTGCTATTCACCCCGGAAGGAACAGAGCGTTGATTCCCTGCTGGATGGGCTGCCCGACTTTGCGCCTGGCGCAGTTCTCGACGCGAGATTGTCGGTCCGCCAGACTGACCCGCTTCCGCAGTCAATCGATTCGCCTTCTTTGAAAAGCTGCCCACGATCATGATACGGATCACCCACACCATCATGGCAATAAATACCGGCACAGTTCGGAGGACAAGGCTCTCATTCACCACGCCCGCACTCGCCACCGGGTGAGATCCCACAGCCAGCGCTACTCCCCACCAGGTCAGGATGGCATTCATCGTAGCCGCTAAAAACCATGCGCCAAACATAAACCAGACAGAGCGATTCTCACCCTTCTCAGACTGCGGCGCCAGTAGAAGTGCGATGCCGGCAAAATCAATCCCGCAAAAGGCAATTGAAAGCAAGGTAGCCCAGCGAAATCCCAGGAAGCTACGGACACCCAACAAGTCAGAGAGGGCAAAATCAGTCGTGCTGTAATTAAAAGCCTCAAAGGCGACCAACGCTAGGGTAAAAAAGATAATATACAACATTTCTTTGCGCGTTTTCAACAACGAGTAAAAATTGGATAACGATATTTTTGCTGATTGGCTGACATTCATGAGTACCTCCAGTATGTTAAAGGGTTGAATTATGCACATTATAGAACACTTGTTCTATTTTGTCAAGCCCTTCACCAACTCATCTTGCCTGCAAAGTTTATGCATGCCAGCCCGGAAAAATCGTGCCACCCTTGACATCAATTTCATTTTTTCAGAGCAGCTCCCACCCGTACCACACCGGGTGCACTGATGGCGGCAATTCAGTTTTCTTTAACAAGCAAAACGATATCCTTGAAAACACTCCGTTCGAAAGCGTCAATGATCAAACGACAATTGTCCCCTCAACCATAAAAAAACTACATCAAAAACGAGAACTGTTTAATAGTTGTGAATTCAGGTATCTGGCCTTGAAGAAAAATCGAAAGAAGATGATTCGCTCAGGGAATTATGCCGAGGGCAGCAATAAAGCCCGCAGCCAGGCCAAACTGCGCCAGGTGATAGGTCACCATGACCCACAACCTGATTGCGGGAGTTTTTCGGGTAAACCGGTCGTATGCCAATAAGGAATCAGAAATGAAGAAAAGCAGAGCGCCAGCTGGCAAAAACAGCATTGCTGGTGAATAATTCGCCGGTATGGTTACCAATAAAAAGGAAACCATCACCAATATTCCCAGGATCCAGGCATAGACCTGAACCAAGATCCAAAAATAACGCAGCATCTTTAACCGGGGTGCTTCAGGGATAACAATGCGGTAAAACAACCTTAGCATAACTGCCCAAATGATGATAATTAAAACCATCCACCAGGCTGCATAGTGATTCAGACCAAACTCACGGGTAGCAGTGATGATTTGCCTCCCGATAAGCCCGATATAAAACAGGTGACCCACTAAAAAAGAGGCTAAACCCGCTAAAAACCAGCGCGGGCTCAGCATGAGGAAAATATCGCCAGCCAGGCCGGCTGTCTGACCTAAAATGAACAGGATCAGTAGAACCTCAAACGTCCACCCTGCGGTGAAACACGTCCACAATATAACCATCGCCATGGCAGCCGGCTTTAGAATATATTCAGCTTTTCGCCATGAAAAACCGACCGTCAACCAATCGGCAAAAAAGATGGCGAAAACAACTGCAGTCATCAACCAAAAGCGTTCAGTCATGGCTCAACCCGTATTGCCGCAAGAAATTTTGATCATTACGCCAATTCTTAACTACTTTGACCTTTAACTCAAGAAAGACTGGATTTCCGCTCATCTCTTCGATCTCCCGTCTGGCAACAGTGCTGATCTGTTTGATCATCGAACCGCCCCTACCAATCACAATCCCCTTATGCGATTCGCGATCAACGATCAGCGTGGCATGAATATAAAGCACGTCATTCTCGCGCAGCTTGTAATCATCCACCCGTACATAAAGACCGTAAGGCACTTCATCACGTAGAAAAGTTAATGCAGTTGAGCGAATCAGATCCTCTGCAATGTTTCTTTCGTAGATATCTGTGATTTGATCATCCGGAAAATACTGGGGACCTTCCGGCAGCAACTCAATTACCCGCTTCAGCAAAGCATCCTGTCCACGTGTGGTGATAGCAGAAATATAAATCCGGTCGACAAAGTCCAATAATTCGACGTAAGCGAGGGCGTTTTGCTCAGCTACGGTGGAATCGACTCGATCGGTTTTGTTCAGCACCAGCAATTTCTGCGTCTTTTGTGCCTTTTCAGCCACTTCTTGAGCCAGCCAACGGTCGTCCTCATCGGGCAACTGGCTGACATCTACCATGAACAGGATTAAATCGGCATCCATCAATGCATAGCAGGCTTCCTGGTTAATAAAATTGCTTAATTTATAGCCTCCTTTGTGTAATCCCGGGGTATCCACAAAAATGATTTGGGCATCTTCGGTTGTTAAAATACCCAGCTGGCGACGCCGTGTCGTTTGCGGTTTTATCGAAACAGCGGCTACCTTT from Brevefilum fermentans encodes:
- the era gene encoding GTPase Era → MTSHDGLDFGGYKSGYVALLGKPNVGKSTLLNGYLGQKVAAVSIKPQTTRRRQLGILTTEDAQIIFVDTPGLHKGGYKLSNFINQEACYALMDADLILFMVDVSQLPDEDDRWLAQEVAEKAQKTQKLLVLNKTDRVDSTVAEQNALAYVELLDFVDRIYISAITTRGQDALLKRVIELLPEGPQYFPDDQITDIYERNIAEDLIRSTALTFLRDEVPYGLYVRVDDYKLRENDVLYIHATLIVDRESHKGIVIGRGGSMIKQISTVARREIEEMSGNPVFLELKVKVVKNWRNDQNFLRQYGLSHD
- a CDS encoding lysoplasmalogenase, which codes for MTERFWLMTAVVFAIFFADWLTVGFSWRKAEYILKPAAMAMVILWTCFTAGWTFEVLLILFILGQTAGLAGDIFLMLSPRWFLAGLASFLVGHLFYIGLIGRQIITATREFGLNHYAAWWMVLIIIIWAVMLRLFYRIVIPEAPRLKMLRYFWILVQVYAWILGILVMVSFLLVTIPANYSPAMLFLPAGALLFFISDSLLAYDRFTRKTPAIRLWVMVTYHLAQFGLAAGFIAALGIIP